In one window of Miscanthus floridulus cultivar M001 chromosome 12, ASM1932011v1, whole genome shotgun sequence DNA:
- the LOC136496958 gene encoding uncharacterized protein, with product MQGGGGVEQPMQMVLRVKHPSSLGSSAGDEDEGEGSSRSALSVFKAKEEQIERRKMEVREKVFAHLGRVEEESKRLAFIRQELEGMADPTRKEVESIRKRIDTVNRQLKPLSKSCVKKEKEYKEVLEAYNEKSKEKALLVNRLIELVSESERMRMKKLEELNKTVDSLY from the exons atgcagggcggcggcggcgtggagcaGCCGATGCAGATGGTGCTGCGGGTGAAGCACCCGTCGTCGCTGGGCAGCAGCGCGGGCGACGAGGACGAAGGAGAGGGCTCCTCGAGGTCGGCGCTCTCGGTGTTCAAGGCCAAGGAGGAGCAGATCGAGAGGCGCAAGATGGAGGTCCGGGAGAAGGTGTTCGCGCACCTCGGACGCGTCGAGGAGGAGTCCAAGCGACTCGCCTTCATCAGGCAG GAGCTGGAAGGGATGGCGGATCCTACACGGAAGGAGGTGGAGTCCATACGGAAGCGGATTGACACGGTGAACCGTCAGCTCAAGCCTCTCAGCAAGAGCTGCGTCAAGAAG GAGAAGGAATACAAGGAGGTCCTGGAGGCGTACAACGAGAAGAGCAAAGAGAAGGCGCTGCTAGTGAACAGGCTAATCGAG CTTGTGAGCGAAAGCGAGAGGATGCGGATGAAGAAGCTCGAGGAGCTCAACAAGACAGTCGACTCACTCTACTAG